The region GTATAGAGAGGGGAACCCGGACTGTCAACACCGCGGTGCGGCGTGGAAAGCGGACCGATTCTCTGGTACACTAAAATTCGGTACGGTGTACGACGGCCCTCTCAACGATTCGGGGTAGGGGTGGAGCGACGGAACTCCCTCGCCGCCGCTCGGAGCCGCATGGTCGAGCGGCAGCTCCGCGTCCGGGGCATTCGGGATGAGCGGGTTCTCGCCGCGATGGGCGAGGTGCCCCGGGAGCTCTTCGTCCCGAAATCGGAGGTCTGGGCGGCTTACGACGACCGCCCCCTGAGCATCGGCCACGGCCAGACCATCAGCCAGCCCTACATCGTGGCGCTGATGACCGAGCTCGTGGAGCCGGGGCCGGGGAAGCGGGTCCTGGAGATTGGCACTGGCTCAGGCTATCAGGCGGCCATTCTGGCGGAGTGCGGGGCGGAGGTGTTCTCCATCGAGTTGGTCCCCCAGCTCCACCGCTGGTCCCGGGTGAACCTGGAGACCGCCGGATACGCCGATGCGGTTCACCAGAGGCTGGGAAACGGCTATTCCGGCTGGCCCGAGGAGGCTCCCTTCGACGCGGCCCTTCTCACCTGCTCCCCCCAGGAACTGCCCCCGGCCATCGGCGGTCAGGTCGCCCCGGGCGGGAGCATCGCGGCGCCCATCGGCGGTTACCCTTTTCAGGAACTCGTCCTTTTTAAAGTCACCGGGAGTGGACTGTCCGAAAGTCGGGTCACCGGCGTCCTCTTCGTGCCTATGGTGGATGCCGATCCGAACATGGAAAGCTGAGGTGGGGTTTGTTCAAGAAAATCCTCATCGCGACGGACGGCAGCGAGTATTCCGTCCGCGCCGCCGAGGTCGCCTTCGACCTGGCGAAGAAGACCGACGCCCGGGTCCTCGTGCTCTCGGTGATAGACGCGGGCGTCCTGGGCGATTTCAGCGGCGAGTCGGAGAAGGAGCGCGCGCGGGTGGAGCGGGACATGCGCCTGGCCGCCGAGGGGAACGTGGAGTACGTCCTCAGGCTCGGGGCGGAGGTCGGCGTGGGGACGACGGGCCACGTGCTCACCGGCAGGCCCAACATCGAGATCGTCAACCTGACCAACAACGAGGCGGTGGACCTCATCGTCCTCGGAAGGCACCGGCGGCGGAGCATCGGCCGCATCATGAAGAGCGACCTGGCCGTCCGGCTCATGGAGGACCTGGACTGCTCCGTGCTGGTGGTGGTCTGATGCGGTCGGTCGGGTTGGTCATTCTCGTTTTCTCCCTCGCTGCGGCCGCGAACCCCCTCCCCGTGCCGGATGAGTTCAAGGACCCCGAGCCGCCGCCCCCGGAAACCTCCACCTTCGAGACGGACACCGTCTTCGAGGACTGCGGCTATTACCGCGTGGACGCCGTCCGGGAAGCCTCCGATCCCCTCAACCGCTTCGACGCCCTGGAGCTCCACTACATAGACGACAGCCTCTCCCCGGGAGTGGACTGGCACCTGCAGGACACCTACGGGGTGTGGGTCTACGACCCCGCGGGGTACTCAGAGCCGCTGGGCTATGACGCCCGCTTCGAGGACGTTGACGGGGACGACCGGCCGGAGTGCGTCGTCACCCTCCGGCGGGTCGAGACCGCCGGCAACGACGAGGTCGTCCTGGGATTCGGCCTCGACGGCTTCACCGTGGTCCGGGGGCTCGACGAGGACCTCGTCTCCCTTCCCCTGGAGCTGGACGGCGACGGGTATACAGTCGAGGCGCTGCGGCGCAGGTTCGGCTGGTTCGATCCCTTCGGGGAGGTCCGCCTCTACCGGCTGGAAGGGAGCACACGGGAAGGGCGCGTGCCGGTGGACGTCTACCCCGACTCCGACGAGACCGACTTTTACGGGGAGAGCCTGAGCCTGGAGGACTACACCGGCGACGGCCGCCCCGAGGTGGTCATCCCCACCAACACCGGCGGGAACGACGCGCTCATCTGTTTCGGTCTCGTCGTCCTGGAGCCCACGCCCGGGGGACTGACGGAGCTCTACTACGAGCCGATGCTGGCCCCCCTCGCCCTGGACGCCGACTCCGACGGCGTCACCGAAATCTTCTCCTTCACCGCCTACGCGCCCGACTTCGTCGTCGGACGGGCCTACCGGGCGAGCTTCATTGACCGGGTCTTCGTCTATGACGGCGGGCGCTACGTTCCCGGCGAGCTCGCCGATTACCGGGACTACCTCCTGGGGCGCGTGACCGAAGAAGAGGGTTACTACGGTAAAAGCCTGCTCGGCGACTACCCCGAGGCGGTCCTGTGCAGCGGCCAGTCCGTGCTGGCCCAACTGGCGGCGGCCGGGCTGGACGCCGAGTACGCCCGCTGGTGGGAGGGGCACCGGGAGGAACTGCGCGAGGCGACCCGAAAAATCCAGGACGGCGACTGGGCCGAGGTGGAGCGGGTCTTCTCCTCGCCGGAGGCCCTCCGCGCCGAGTGGGCCGGGGCGCGTTGAACGAACCACAACGTTTAGAGGCAAGGGGTTTAACCGAGCGAAGCGAGCTATGCCTCTGGCAAAACCCCTCGTCTCCATTTCAACTCCGACGACGGAGGATTGATGACCAAAAGCGCCTGCACGCCGGACCTTCTGGCTTACCCCGCCACGGTGGCCGAGCTGGTTGACCGTCGCGGGGAGAGCTATCCCGACGCGGATTTCCTCCTGGGCTACTTCGCCGGCGGGCTCAAATCCGTCGGCGGTCGCGAGTTTGTCCGGCGGGTCCTGGCGGCCAACGCCCACCTGCGGGGGCTGGGAGTGGAGAAGAGTACCCGCGTCGCGCTTCTCTCCTCCAACAAACCGGGCTGGGGCGTCGCTTTCTGCGGCGTGGTTTACTCGGGCGCCGTGGTCGTGCCCATAGACCCGCTCCTGACCCCCTCGGAGTACGGCCACATCCTGCGCGCCAGCCGGGCCCGGGTCCTGGTCGCCGAACAGAAGGTCTGCCTCGACGTGGACGAGCAGCGGGACCACTACCCCGACCTGGAGCACGTCATCGTCCTCGACGCGTGGGACCCGGCGGTTCCGGGCCGGCCGGTCCCCGACGTCGAATCCCCTACCACACGCCCTTCTCCGACCGACACCTGCTCCATCCTCTACACCTCAGGCACCACGGGCAAGAGCAAGGCGGTGCGCCTGGAGCACCGCAACGTCGTCGCCAACATCAAGCAGCTTTACCAGCGTGTCCACACAGGCCCCGGGGACACCTTCGTCAGCGTGCTGCCGCTTTTTCACACCTTCGAGAGCACCTGCGGCTTCCTGATGCCGCTCTATTCCGGCGCCCGGGTCATTTACGCCGCCAGCCTCAAGAGCCGCGACATCATCGCCGCGGTTCGCGACGGGGAGGGCACCCTCATCCTCGGCGTGCCGCTTCTTTACGAAAAGCTGCTGGCCGGAATCCACGACGCCGTTAAAAAGCAGCCGGCGCTCAAGCGGGCGGCCTTCTCCGCAAGCCTGGGGGTGGTAAAGGCCGGGCGGGCGGTGCTCAAAGTGAATTGGGGCCGGGGCATCTTCCGGGGCCTGCGCGAGAAGGCGGGTTTTGGCAAGATGCGGATCATGATGTCCGGCGCCTCCGCCCTGGATCCCGACGTCGCCCGCGGCTTCAGCCACCTGGGGTTCCCGCTCTGCCAGGGCTACGGCCTCACCGAGACCAGCCCCGTGGACGCGGTGGATTTCGCCGGGACACCGGACCTCCGGCCCGCCTCCGTGGGGCCGTGCCTGTGGGGCACGGAGGCGATGGTCCTGGAGCCCGACGAGGAGGGGCGGGGGGAGCTCTGTTTCCGCGGGCCCCAGATCATGCCCGGCTATCTGGACAATCCCGAGGCCGACGCGGCGGTCTTCTTCGAGGCCGACCCGCCGGCGGTGAAGATTTTACGCGACCGCCTCCTCTACGCCGCCGGGCCGGGGGTGGACCTGGTTCCCCCCGAGCATCGGAAATACTGGTTCCGCACCGGGGACATCGGCTGGCTGGACGCCGACGGCTACGTTTACATCGCCGGGCGGAAGAAGAACGTCATCGTCACCGCCGCCGGCAAGAACGTCTACCCGGAGGAGATCGAGGAGAAGCTGTCGCGCAGCCCCTTCGTCGCCGAGTGCGTGGTCCTGGGCCGCCGGAACGAAAAGACCGGCCGCGAGGACGTGTCGGTCGTCATCGTGCCCGACTACGAGCACTTCGAGCTGGGCGCCCGGGAGAAGGGCTACACGCTGGACCAGCACAAAATCCGCGAGACCCTGCGTCGCGAGGTGGGGCGCGTCAACGAGCAGCTCGCCTCCTTCAAGCGCATCAAGGACTTGGTGCTTCGCGACGAGGAGCTGCCCAAAACCTCGACCAAGAAGGTCAAGCGCTACCTCCTGGAGTGTGAGGCGGTTTCGGCGCCGCCGTCGAAGGCGGATTGACTTTCTGTTATACTGAAATCGGGAGATGCATCTTTTTCACGGGAGGGCGGCATGAAGTTGCGCTACCTTTTCCCCATCCTCTGTCTGGCGGTCATCCTCGCCGGCTGCGGGGGGGAGACCGAGCTCGACGACCAAACCTACGCCAAGTTGACCGTGGACCTCATGAAGGCCGGTTTCAAGGGCGCCGACGCCGACAAGGTTTTTCAGGACTACGGCGTCAGCCCCGAGCAGTTCGAGGACTACGGCAAGGCGCTTGAGAAGGACGCCGACCGCCAGCG is a window of bacterium DNA encoding:
- a CDS encoding protein-L-isoaspartate(D-aspartate) O-methyltransferase, which produces MERRNSLAAARSRMVERQLRVRGIRDERVLAAMGEVPRELFVPKSEVWAAYDDRPLSIGHGQTISQPYIVALMTELVEPGPGKRVLEIGTGSGYQAAILAECGAEVFSIELVPQLHRWSRVNLETAGYADAVHQRLGNGYSGWPEEAPFDAALLTCSPQELPPAIGGQVAPGGSIAAPIGGYPFQELVLFKVTGSGLSESRVTGVLFVPMVDADPNMES
- a CDS encoding universal stress protein — its product is MFKKILIATDGSEYSVRAAEVAFDLAKKTDARVLVLSVIDAGVLGDFSGESEKERARVERDMRLAAEGNVEYVLRLGAEVGVGTTGHVLTGRPNIEIVNLTNNEAVDLIVLGRHRRRSIGRIMKSDLAVRLMEDLDCSVLVVV
- a CDS encoding AMP-binding protein, which gives rise to MTKSACTPDLLAYPATVAELVDRRGESYPDADFLLGYFAGGLKSVGGREFVRRVLAANAHLRGLGVEKSTRVALLSSNKPGWGVAFCGVVYSGAVVVPIDPLLTPSEYGHILRASRARVLVAEQKVCLDVDEQRDHYPDLEHVIVLDAWDPAVPGRPVPDVESPTTRPSPTDTCSILYTSGTTGKSKAVRLEHRNVVANIKQLYQRVHTGPGDTFVSVLPLFHTFESTCGFLMPLYSGARVIYAASLKSRDIIAAVRDGEGTLILGVPLLYEKLLAGIHDAVKKQPALKRAAFSASLGVVKAGRAVLKVNWGRGIFRGLREKAGFGKMRIMMSGASALDPDVARGFSHLGFPLCQGYGLTETSPVDAVDFAGTPDLRPASVGPCLWGTEAMVLEPDEEGRGELCFRGPQIMPGYLDNPEADAAVFFEADPPAVKILRDRLLYAAGPGVDLVPPEHRKYWFRTGDIGWLDADGYVYIAGRKKNVIVTAAGKNVYPEEIEEKLSRSPFVAECVVLGRRNEKTGREDVSVVIVPDYEHFELGAREKGYTLDQHKIRETLRREVGRVNEQLASFKRIKDLVLRDEELPKTSTKKVKRYLLECEAVSAPPSKAD